The Fusarium oxysporum f. sp. lycopersici 4287 chromosome 6, whole genome shotgun sequence DNA segment TTGTAACAGACGTCCGAGAAGTTGGAGCATACTGAGGGCCTCTGCCACCACGACAACACTTTCGAATCTTCATATATCTCCCAACGATCGCCATTCATGGCTTCTCTACACTTGTCCTGTGTACCAAGTGCATTGGTGCCTAGTAACCGAGCCGTATCTGATACAGAAGCCTCGAGCTGGTGAAACCTTGAGCTTTCCACCGCATCACGGTCCATTGCTTTCGCTCGTATCATATAGTAAACGTCTGTTCTGGTGCTGCAGTCGAAATTCAGAGTGTATAGGTCCCTATGAGCGCCTCGCATCGAGCTGGTTAACCTAGGTAGTTCAAGTTCGGCCACGTCGTTAGGACGATCATGTAGCAATCTGAGAAGGTTGCGATCGAAGCGAAGGGTCCTAGGACAAACGGTAGCAATCCAATTTGCCAGCGAGATTTAAAAACGCGTAACGAGTGGTGAAGGCATGAGTAGAAGGGAGAATAATAAAGCACGGCGGTTCCATGATGGGCTGGGGCGATGGTGGGGTCTGGGGCCCCGCTTAGGTTAACATGCTAAGATAACCAGACATGCATGGGGCTTAGCAGGAAACAACTCCGCTGACGCCCTCCATGTCGATCCCTAATGGTTAGGCTTATGGTAGGTATACCATGCATCGTGGGCCATTTCAGTCTCAAAGCCCACTAAAATCTCCAAAACATCAATACAACCATGTGGATTTAcgaatcgatgagccagtgATCTGATTTCCAATCTCCACTATTGTGGACTTGGACGCGACAGATCCTCCTGTAGCGTCAGAGGTTGGCATATTCAGACTTCGGTCCGCAAGACACGAGCCACAACAACGGCAATTTGGCGGGGATTCGCAAATACTGGCTTTTTCAGTCGCTTTTACTCTTTGATAGTTTGTTGTTCGCTACGTAGGCGCCCCTATGGCTTAATCATTGACAAGAGTGATTACATTCGCAGGACATTTACCTGTCCGTTAATTATTTCTCGTTAGTTCTCGTCGTCTCGGGTAACGTTTACTGGAGAGGGAAAAAGTTTAATGCCCGTTCGTTGAAGCAACGTCGTGCTTTAACTGTGCACCTGGATGTTCCCAATAACTCTGACTTAATACTGATGATATTCTGAGTTAAGATCGCATGAAAGTTGTTTCTCTGGCGGAAGCTTACTGCAACGGCGGCCAATACATGGGCACCTAGGTGCCCAAATAAGGTTGCACACCCAGGTGCGCCGCCTGACTAAGCGTAGCACCAATACATAGCCTGCAACAGGACGGTCGGGGCTACTTTGGAGAGCTGTTGTAGGACAGATGGGCGGGGGGATGGGTTCAAAGATACTGCTGTAGCCTAACTGTGGGGTTAACGGGTGGTTAAAGTCTTGAACGCATGATTTTGCGGTGAACACGATCCTATAGGTCCACGGAGCGTTGCAGAGTCGACAGCATGAAAACTGATCCAAAGGCCGCCCTGTGAGGAGTAAGACTAGCAGGGTAGGGAATCAATCCATCCACGTCAATATCCGACTTTGTGGATGGAATTGACAGCTTACTCAGCAAAGTGCTCGTGGATTGATGTCCATAATATTGAACTCGTGAAAGACCCTTGTCGCATTAATTTGGATTTCCTAATTGGACAATTCGGGAACCTGTCGCCGACACTTTCTATTGCCTTACTCCTGGCGCTCCTCCAAGCCATCCCGTCCAActgttgtttatattgcgcagtagtgctgggtgaaaaaatatatttttatgaaacttgattgttCATTATTGAGctgagagttcttctcgggcctatatctctagatgattgtatctaggactttgaactttaaatctaggactttcagactaacagtctgaatcctgaagggaagggggattcccggattttccaacattGTCGAGAACTAACTGATAAAGTAGAGAAGATGGAAGGTGAGGGATTTCTGGCCCACTCGCTTGACTGGcccactcgcttatcatacACGTTACCCTAACTTGAAACACTACACAACCCTCAAGGATTGGAAGGATTGTATTTATAACGCGATTTTTAACACATGTGCATGACAACCGgggaaggaagaggatattGATGATCTAGAAACACGGAAAAAATGCATACAAAGAGATATCAACCATATCTACAGGTGCATCAATTCAGACTGCCAGGCTTGCCAACGTTTCAAGCAGGGGCGGCCTCAACCTTTTAAGAAGCGGAAGGCAAAAGAAAGCTATCTAGAGCCGATAACAGGGAATGCACAAAGCAATAAGTAAAGCCGGTATGAGACCCCATATGGCTGCAAGTATGTGAGGTAGCGATTTGCAATAATCAGAACTGCTGGGACTTCTATCACCATGCAAATTAGTATGTATAGGGAAGTACCACTAGTTTTAGTTTAATGGGTCCTACGCCCTTGTCGTGACCCCGCCGCAGTCTTGTGCCTCTCAAAGGGATAACTTAAATACGATATCTACAGAAGGATCATGGGTACCAAACAACAGATACCTCAAGTTTGTGTCTTACTTTCCTCCTTCTCCCAAGCAGATCTCGCAGCCCTGTGCGTCTTTAAATACGCCCCATGCATTTCTTTCGCACATTTTTCCACCTTCCAAGCAAGCTCCCATGTTGAATCTTTAGGTGGGTATCCAACCCATTGCACCAGGAATTGCAatttcttgtccttgatcttCCACCGGCGGATTTGGAAAACATGAAACAAATTTATTCCTGTTGCTTCCTCGCGGCCGTCCCTGGGTTCCCAGTAATCGTAGAGCACAAGTGGGTAGTCTTGTTGAATTGTACGCTCATCGACAAACGTGGGCTTGGAGCAGCCATTCCATCTGGTCTCGAGCTCGATCTCGGTTTTGTTTTTGATGCGGTGACTGATGATTTCGTCGATTTCGTATCTCAGCTGCTCTGCATCATCTCGCTGCTCCTCGGACTCAGCCAGTTCAGCTGTATTACCTGCGTCAACTGGCTCCCCTGGACCCTCTGGCATGCTTGGGCCCATTCGCTTACCCAAATTCGTTTGTTGTTTCCTGCTTCCCGAATGCTTGCGGTTCATTCCGCTCTCTATCTCGCCCCTCAATATCGGTTGAAGTCCACCGTCGAGGTTATGGTTACTTAGCGCAAAGCAAGCGACGTCAGGGCCGAATCTTGGGGACTGGGCAATCTCTGTGGACTCGCCTCGCATTGTCATATAGTGCGCGGCCTCAGTCTGCTCGACTATCCTCTGTCCCATAGAATGGGAAATGGCAGACTCGGTTGCATTTAAGGATGCTAACACCAGAAGGGGGCTGACATCGGTAGGAAAGCTACGTTTGCCCCTGAAATTCGATTGTTTTTGGGCTAATGCCCTATCTGTAATCGCCTTTGCCTTGAAGATGCGTGAGAGCTGGTCGAGGCGTGACCGGCCCCTTCTCGTCTTCTTTTTGGTCATTGTGCGGCATAGCTTATAGATCAGAGAAAGGATGTTTAGCGGTATCGTGATGGAGAGCCGAGTCAGATTTCCACAAAGTTTCGAGAGATGGTATCATGATTGACTGTTAATTGTGCATTTTGGCCATTAGTGTATTGCGGAGCTTAGATGAACCGTATCGTTGGCATTTGGTCTCCGATGTCATGACACGGTGGGAGATCACTGTCTTCAGGTTCAGGTTCAGGTTCTACCCCTACTCGGTTTTAGCCGCTATTTAGCAGCAGCCATGCCCGGCTAGAGGAGTTTGGCCGACAGCCGAAGCGCCCCGAATAATTATCCGCAGCGCCCCACTTCGCTGAACACCATTTGATTGTTTGGCCAAGCTGTGTCCAAACTTCCCACTTTTTCCTCCTTAACCCCGGCACTCCGCTTGGAGAGAAAGTCGCTCCCAATCTTTTCTGTCTGGAGCTGGACGTAGATGGCGGCAACTGATTCTTGCGTGATTGGTTGAGGAATTGTGGGGCGGCGACCATGACTGCACGTACAGCCACGACGCCAATGGCGCCAGAAGCACAAAGATCAACGGACCCGAATACATGCTCGAGTGACGCAGCTTTTGCAGAAAGCGCTAGAGTAAATACGAAGTCCGCATAtcgtacatgataagcagGTGAaacagacaagcgagtggaACAAAATCCCTCAACCTACATCATTTCTATTTAATCAATTGATTCACAACGTAAAAAGATGTCTCGCCAGTATTCCGAGGGTAATATGCTTCTGGCACTTCGTGCCCTTCAAACTGACCTAAATTTAAAGCTCCGACCTCTTGCAAGACTCTACAAGGTCAACTGTTATGCCTCACGTCGCCGGCACAATGGCATTCAACCTCGACGCGATTGGATCACGAAATCACGAAAACTATCTGATGTAGAGGAACGGATAATAGTTCAGTTTATTCTTGACCTAGGTTTGCGAGGATTTCCCCCGCGATTACGTGGTgtggaagaaatggctaACCGATTGCTCGCCAACCGCAATTCGTCACCCGTCGGTATGCGCTAGGCTTCtaacttcgtcaagcgacaTAAAGAGCTCAAGACACGTTTTTTTTCGTAAATATGACTATCTGAGGCGAGGAAGGCCAAAAACAGTGCAGTCTGGAACccgggaatggattactGTCATTCAAGCGATCAATGCGAAAGGCCAGGCGATCCCGCCGGTTATCAGAGGTGCGAACAAAtatcacctcgccaactAGTACCAAGAAAGCAATCTCCCTGGCAATTAGGCTACTGCAGCATCCTAAAATGGCTGTGCGGATAATGAGATAGGTCTTGAGTAGCTAAAGCACTTCGACCAGTGTATAAGGAAGCGATCAAATAGTCGCTATCGTCTTTTATACCTTGATAGGCACGAAAGTCACTACTTAGCAGACTTTAAGATATATTGCGAAGAACACAAGATCATTGCGCTTTATATGCCGCCCCATTTGTCTCACCTGCTTTAGCCACCTGGTGTTGCGTGCTTTGGGCCGCTCAAGAAGGTTTACGGTtgagaaatagagcatctgatcagacGCTTCATAGCCCACGTTTCCAAAACCGAGTTCTTTCCCGCCTTCTATGCTGTATTTCAAGCTACTATGACAGAAGGAAATATCAGGGCTGCCTTGAGAGGGGCCAGGTTTATTCCTATTGACCCGGAAAGTATAGTCTCGAAGCTCGATATACAGCTGCGGACTCCAACGCCGGTTGAAGAGGAGGTCGGTCCCTCGACCCCTTGGGTTTCGAAAACGCCAAAGACCGTACTTCAGGCCTAATatcagtctgaatacctcCAAAGGCGAATAAGCAGGCATCATAGTAGCTCACCAGAGTCAACTTTGGCAGCCTTAAACTCTTTTTCGAAGGGAACACAGGCAATGATGCATGAGAATGCCTTATTGAGGTCTGAGGTCCACGCCTTTCGACATGCgaatgagatactaagccggcaGCGGAGGGCAAAGAGAAGTCGGCTATAGAAAAGAGGGGTGATGACAGTAGATGAAGGAAGGGAAGaaattgatcagatagaaGTTGATGCGCAGGTAGGGGGCCGATCGTCGAGAGGTGGTGGTCAAGGTCGGCGCAAGCGAAGGAAAGGCGCTGTGGATCATGCGGCAAGACTGGGCATAACGCAAGAACATGTCAGATAGTTGTTGCAGTATGTAAAGGATAGTATAGCGATTAATTTTAATTGATTAGATGGTTTGTTGTGTTTTCCGGTGATTTCTATTTTGATAGCTGAAGAAAAGTGTTCCGCTCACTTGTCTGTttcactcgcttatcatgtgCGTTACCGTTTTGGTTACATGCGCAAGTTCGGAGAATAATAAAGCATCTTACAATAGTTATAGACTAAGAACAGCGCATCAAGATATGTAGAATAATATAGTGTTTTTTTCTTTGTAGATTCTATTGGCACATTGTCCTTCAAGCCAGTATGTTGTTACTGTCAGCCTAATGAgcccttgatcttgtcaaagATAGTGAttaacgtggttgataagcatgtgACCCAGACAATTATGTGACCCAGTTTTATTTCTACCTTGAATCCGGTTTTTAAAGAATTCTTTAAAAATTTAAACTATGtctaaaatagctataatctcattagcttatatataagttttaaaataagctatattaattttccTAGATTTTTAGAAAAATCCTATATcgctataaactttaaaatCCATTTACACTgtaaaatacactgtatAATATACaatattataaggttttctatgtaaaataaaataataagaattcTCTTGAaaatactatttaataagcctaattatactattataaaaaatatatttaatatatttttagc contains these protein-coding regions:
- a CDS encoding hypothetical protein (At least one base has a quality score < 10); protein product: MTKKKTRRGRSRLDQLSRIFKAKAITDRALAQKQSNFRGKRSFPTDVSPLLVLASLNATESAISHSMGQRIVEQTEAAHYMTMRGESTEIAQSPRFGPDVACFALSNHNLDGGLQPILRGEIESGMNRKHSGSRKQQTNLGKRMGPSMPEGPGEPVDAGNTAELAESEEQRDDAEQLRYEIDEIISHRIKNKTEIELETRWNGCSKPTFVDERTIQQDYPLVLYDYWEPRDGREEATGINLFHVFQIRRWKIKDKKLQFLVQWVGYPPKDSTWELAWKVEKCAKEMHGAYLKTHRAARSAWEKEESKTQT
- a CDS encoding hypothetical protein (At least one base has a quality score < 10) produces the protein MTKKKTRRGRSRLDQLSRIFKAKAITDRALAQKQSNFRGKRSFPTDVSPLLVLASLNATESAISHSMGQRIVEQTEAAHYMTMRGESTEIAQSPRFGPDVACFALSNHNLDGGLQPILRGEIESGMNRKHSGSRKQQTNLAELAESEEQRDDAEQLRYEIDEIISHRIKNKTEIELETRWNGCSKPTFVDERTIQQDYPLVLYDYWEPRDGREEATGINLFHVFQIRRWKIKDKKLQFLVQWVGYPPKDSTWELAWKVEKCAKEMHGAYLKTHRAARSAWEKEESKTQT